One genomic region from Osmerus mordax isolate fOsmMor3 chromosome 4, fOsmMor3.pri, whole genome shotgun sequence encodes:
- the nutf2 gene encoding nuclear transport factor 2, with product MGDKPIWEQIGSSFVQHYYQLFDTDRTQLGAIYIDASCLTWEGQQFQGKAAIVEKLSTLPFTKIAHSITAQDHQPTPDSCILSMVVGQLKADDDPVIGFHQCFILKNINDAWVCTNDMFRLALHNFG from the exons ATGGGGGACAAGCCAATCTGGGAGCAGATAGGGTCTAGCTTTGTGCAGCACTACTACCAGCTGTTCGACACGGACAGGACCCAGCTTGGAGCAATATAT aTTGATGCGTCATGCCTTACATGGGAGGGACAGCAATTCCAGGGAAAAGCAGCAATTGTCGAGAAGCTCTCA ACTCTCCCCTTTACAAAAATTGCCCATAGTATAACAGCCCAGGACCACCAGCCCACCCCAGACAGCTGTATCCTGAGTATGGTTGTAGGACAGCTAAAG GCAGACGATGACCCTGTCATAGGATTCCACCAGTGTTTTATCCTGAAGAACATTAACGATGCGTGGGTATGCACCAATGATATGTTCAGGCTGGCTCTGCACAACTTTGGATAA
- the edc4 gene encoding enhancer of mRNA-decapping protein 4 isoform X1 codes for MASNSNIDIEGATQHLRDILKLDRPGNSADSSSSDNQRKTSFNGELNGLLGADLLGAGERSAMAEKAGPAEIAQEAQIICLSGDDGSTCIAITSNNVEIVASRDSSIDSKARGSNKVKIQPVAKYDWEHKYYYGNLIAVSNSFLAYAIRGANNQAMIRVLSLGSAERSLLKGFTGAVTDLAFAHLDSALLGCVDEAGNLFVWQLTCHNNKILDQVVVYIRRPEDTPLNSTRRLIWCPYIQEEQDDSPEDSSQTLALLHQDRAEVWDLDVLRSNTSSWPVDAADLKDGLITIKGHTDRISEGALSPDGTVLATASHDGYVKFWQIYIEGQDQPRSMCLHEWQPHGGNPLSCLLFCDNHKKQDPDVPFWRFLITGAEQNQELKMWCTVSWTCLQTIRFSPDPFNSSVRPSLKASLDLSAECLILTDVQRKVLYVMELLQDQERGRASFTAVSEFLLTHPVLSFGVQEVSHSRLRHTEVLPPVEESESMTTEGTQGPLESKSGIQIKLYCVHTKSLQDVQIWFQPNLGSGSTHFLPHSDSQDAFGFSDPLTDLSVEAMSSDRDSGGSHSDLRKISSLPAPVDFLSPGGGASGAMPKLMTPDAFMTPSASVPASPGSSASSLTIVTGMSSNSDTPARVVEDLTQSPGSNKVCVESSSSSSSLTLSASTSSPRASCSLLLSGLDNLHSVTPPIASLSLDPPQGLASPPLPPQASPTRARSPDVISSASTALSQDIPEIASQTLQRSLAAGTPEALPSLHSMADSMASAASALHLLSSSPRGRAPSDHALLPPELGGAGEVEPRLSHTPSLLENALSQEGGAAGGGAGVGDGNGSHAPWPAAPDITRETRNSLRDNGLGDCSREDLKDRHVSSPYHRRSYQLTQNDSQDASAEQSDHDDEVASLASSSGNCGARSSHRLPVKDWKTSPRSSPKLKRKNKKDEGEVCQSRQMDHHQVLGGELQEELLLLLRGQQRELAELRLELQRLSGHMENSVASHVDHALASQQEHQQRRLERVVLENQSRNQQLEEQLSQQLALSLSSSFSSLSSSLSSRLDKTIRDEMRKTVPQTISKSLEPVTGQLSSTIAAKLTAVEGALKDNVSKVVKSKNTTDAIGRAAAEAMQGPIQAAYKDAFQSIVLPVFEKGCQSMFQQINDSFKQGTHEYIQQLENHVKNKKLREQDARDPLIGQLQQMLDAFQKSTDQLANTVTANVRSEVQHQLHMSVGNLQESILTQVQRIVKGEVGQAMKEQQAVVTSSIMQAMRSAAGTPVPSAHLDFQTQQAAVLQLLQQGQLNQAFQQALSATDLNLVLYVCETIDSQQVFGQEPCPLIQPVLLSLIQQLSSNLATRTELKISYLEDAVMNLDHGDPVTRDHMSTVLSQVRQKLFQFLQQDPHSALGKRARRLMMMLQGLVNH; via the exons ATGGCTTCCAATTCTAATATAGATATTGAGGGTGCCACCCAGCACCTTCGGGATATCTTAAAACTGGACCGACCCGGGAACAGCGCCG ATTCGTCATCCAGTGACAACCAAAGGAAAACATCGTTCAATGGTGAACTGAACGGTCTTCTGGGAGCCGATCTCCTTGGAGCGGGAGAGCGCTCAGCCATGGCGGAGAAGGCTGGGCCTGCAGAAATCGCCCAAGAAGCCCAGATAAT CTGCTTGTCTGGAGATGATGGCTCCACCTGCATTGCCATCACGTCCAACAATGTGGAGATTGTGGCCAGTAGAGACTCCAGTATTGACAGCAAAGCCCGCGGCAGCAACAAG GTGAAGATCCAGCCTGTTGCCAAGTACGACTGGGAACACAAGTATTACTATGGCAACCTGATTGCCGTGTCCAATTCCTTCCTGGCATACGCCATTAGAG GAGCCAACAACCAGGCCATGATCCGGGTGTTGAGCCTGGGCTCTGCTGAGCGCTCCCTGCTGAAGGGCTTCACCGGGGCGGTCACTGACCTGGCCTTTGCTCACCTGGACTCAgccctgctgggctgtgtggacGAGGCTGGCAACCTGTTCGTCTGGCAGCTCACCtgccacaacaacaaaatact AGACCAGGTAGTGGTCTACATCCGCCGGCCAGAGGACACGCCCTTGAACTCCACCAGGCGTCTGATCTGGTGTCCCTACATCCAGGAAGAGCAGGATGACAGCCCCGAGGACAGCAGCCAGACCCTGGCACTGCTGCACCAggacagg GCGGAGGTGTGGGATCTGGATGTGCTCCGCAGTAATACCAGCAGCTGGCCCGTGGATGCTGCTGACCTGAAGGATGGCCTCATCACCATCAAAGGACACACGGAC cGAATCAGCGAAGGAGCCCTGTCTCCGGACGGGACGGTCCTGGCCACTGCCAGCCACGACGGATACGTCAAGTTCTGGCAGATCTACATCGAGGGACAGGATCAGCCCAGGTCAAT gtgtCTGCATGAGTGGCAGCCCCACGGAGGgaaccccctctcctgcctgctctTCTGCGACAACCACAAGAAGCAGGACCCAGA TGTGCCGTTCTGGCGCTTCCTGATCACGGGAGCAGAGCAGAACCAGGAGCTGAAGATGTGGTGCACCGTGTCCTGGACCTGTCTGCAGACCATCAG GTTCTCCCCTGACCCGTTCAACTCCTCGGTGCGGCCCAGCCTGAAGGCTAGTCTGGACCTGTCGGCAGAGTGCCTCATCCTGACTGACGTTCAGAGGAAG GTGCTGTACGTGATGGAGCTGCTCCAGGACCAGGAGCGAGGCAGAGCCAGCTTCACGGCCGTGTCGGAGTTCCTGCTCACCCACCCTGTCCTGAGCTTCGGGGTCCAGGAAGTGTCTCACTCCCGCCTGCGGCACACCGAGGTGCTGCCCCCcgtggaggagagcgagagcatGACCACAG AGGGCACCCAGGGACCCCTGGAGTCTAAATCAGGAATCCAGATCAAGCTCTACTGTGTCCACACCAA GTCTCTGCAGGATGTTCAGATCTGGTTCCAGCCCAACCTGGGCTCTGGCTCCACACACTTCCTGCCTCACTCAGACTCCCAGGACGCGTTTG GTTTCTCCGACCCCCTGACAGACCTGAGTGTGGAGGCCATGAGCTCCGACAGAGACTCGGGAGGTTCCCATAGCGACCTGCGGAAGATCTCCTCACTTCCTGCTCCTGTGGACTTCCTGTCGCCAGGAGGCGGGGCCAGCGGAGCGATGCCCAAACTGATGACCCCCGACGCCTTCATGACCCCCAGCGCCTCG GTGCCAGCGTCGCCAGGCAGCAGTGCCAGCAGTCTGACTATCGTCACGGGGATGAGCAGCAACTCTGACACCCCTgccag GGTTGTGGAGGACCTGACCCAGAGTCCTGGCAgtaacaaggtgtgtgtggagagcagcagcagtagcagcagtcTGACCCTCAGTGCTTCAACTAGCAGTCCCAGAGCCAGCTGCTCCCTGCTGCTGTCTGGCCTGGACAACCTGCAc tctgtgaccccccccatcgcctctctgtccctggaccccccccagggcctggcctccccccccctgcccccgcaGGCCTCCCCCACCCGTGCCCGCTCCCCGGACGtcatctcctctgcctccaccgCCCTGTCCCAGGACATCCCCGAGATCGCGTCCCAGACGCTGCAGCGCTCCCTGGCTGCGGGCACGCCCGAGGCCCTGCCCAGCCTCCACAGCATGGCCGATAGCATGGCCTCGGCGGCCTCCGCCCTGCAcctgctgtcctcctccccGCGGGGCCGCGCCCCTTCCGACCACGCCCTGCTGCCCCCGGAGCTGGGCGGGGCCGGGGAGGTGGAGCCAAGGCTGAGCCACACCCCTTCCCTGCTGGAGAACGCCCTGTCGCAGGAGGGCGGAGCGGCCGGGGgtggggccggggtgggggatgggaatGGAAGCCACGCCCCCTGGCCGGCCGCCCCCGACATCACCAGGGAGACGCGGAACAGTCTGAGAGACAACGGCTTGGGAGACTG cTCCAGGGAAGATCTGAAGGACAGGCATGTGTCATCTCCGTACCACCGGCGCTCCTACCAGCTCACACAGAACGACAGCCAGGACGCCAGCGCAGAGCagag tgacCATGACGACGAGGTGGCCAGCCTGGCGTCGTCCTCGGGGAACTGTGGCGCTCGCTCAtctcacagacttcctgtgaaGGACTGGAAGACTTCCCCTCGCAGCTCACCCAAGCTGAAGAGGAAGAACAAGAAGGacgaggg GGAGGTGTGCCAGTCCAGACAAATGGACCACCATCAG gtgCTGGGTGGggagctgcaggaggagctgctgttgctgctgcgcGGCCAGCAGAGGGAGCTAGCTGAGCTGCGCCTGGAGCTGCAGAGGCTGTCGGGTCACATGGAGAACAGCGTCGCCTCCCACGTGGACCACGCCCTGGCCAGCCAGCAGGAGCACCAGC AGCGAAGGCTGGAGCGTGTGGTGTTAGAGAACCAGAGCCGTAACCAGCAGCTTGAGGAGCAGCTGTCTCAGCAGCtagccctctccctgtcctcctccttctcctccctctcctcctccctctcctcccgcctgGACAAGACCATCCGTGACGAGATGAGGAAGACCGTCCCTCAGA CCATCTCTAAGAGTCTGGAGCCGGTGACCGGGCAGCTCAGTAGCACCATAGCTGCCAAGCTGACCGCTGTGGAGGGAGCACTCAAGGACAACGTTAGCAAGGTGGTCAAGTCTAAG AACACAACAGATGCGATTGGTCGGGCAGCAGCAGAAGCCATGCAGGGCCCCATCCAGGCGGCCTATAAGGATGCTTTCCAGAGCATTGTACTTCCTGTGTTTGAGAAGGGCTGCCAGTCCATGTTCCAGCAGATCAACGACAGCTTCAAACAGGGAACGCATGAAT ACATCCAGCAGCTGGAGAACCACGTTAAAAACAAGAAGTTGCGGGAGCAGGATGCACGGGACCCTCTGATTGGTCAGCTGCAGCAGATGCTCGATGCCTTCCAGAAGTCGACAGACCAGCTGGCCAATACAGTGACGGCTAACGTGCGCTCTGAAGTCCAGCATCAGCTGCACATGAGCGTGGGAAA CTTACAGGAGTCCATCCTGACCCAGGTGCAGCGCATCGTGAAGGGGGAGGTGGGCCAGGCCATGAAGGAGCAGCAGGCCGTGGTCACCTCGTCCATCATGCAGGCCATGAGGTCTGCTGCAGGGACACCAGTTCCCTCTGCTCACCTGGACTTCCAGACCCAGCAGGCTGCTGtcctccagctgctgcagcaGGGCCAGCTCAACCAGGCCttccagcag gccctgtCAGCCACAGACCTGAACCTGGtcctgtacgtgtgtgagaCCATCGACAGCCAGCAGGTGTTCGGCCAGGAACCTTGTCCCCTCATCCAGCCGGTCCTTCTGTCCCTGATACAGCAGCTGTcctccaacctggcaacccgcaCAGAGCTCAAGATCAg CTACCTGGAGGATGCGGTGATGAACCTGGACCACGGAGACCCCGTCACCAGGGACCACATGAGCACCGTCCTCTCCCAGGTCCGCCAGaagctgttccagttcctgcaGCAGGACCCCCACAGCGCCCTGGGCAAGCGTGCCCGGCGCCTCATGATGATGCTTCAGGGCCTCGTCAACCACTAA
- the edc4 gene encoding enhancer of mRNA-decapping protein 4 isoform X2, with protein MASNSNIDIEGATQHLRDILKLDRPGNSADSSSSDNQRKTSFNGELNGLLGADLLGAGERSAMAEKAGPAEIAQEAQIICLSGDDGSTCIAITSNNVEIVASRDSSIDSKARGSNKVKIQPVAKYDWEHKYYYGNLIAVSNSFLAYAIRGANNQAMIRVLSLGSAERSLLKGFTGAVTDLAFAHLDSALLGCVDEAGNLFVWQLTCHNNKILDQVVVYIRRPEDTPLNSTRRLIWCPYIQEEQDDSPEDSSQTLALLHQDRAEVWDLDVLRSNTSSWPVDAADLKDGLITIKGHTDRISEGALSPDGTVLATASHDGYVKFWQIYIEGQDQPRCLHEWQPHGGNPLSCLLFCDNHKKQDPDVPFWRFLITGAEQNQELKMWCTVSWTCLQTIRFSPDPFNSSVRPSLKASLDLSAECLILTDVQRKVLYVMELLQDQERGRASFTAVSEFLLTHPVLSFGVQEVSHSRLRHTEVLPPVEESESMTTEGTQGPLESKSGIQIKLYCVHTKSLQDVQIWFQPNLGSGSTHFLPHSDSQDAFGFSDPLTDLSVEAMSSDRDSGGSHSDLRKISSLPAPVDFLSPGGGASGAMPKLMTPDAFMTPSASVPASPGSSASSLTIVTGMSSNSDTPARVVEDLTQSPGSNKVCVESSSSSSSLTLSASTSSPRASCSLLLSGLDNLHSVTPPIASLSLDPPQGLASPPLPPQASPTRARSPDVISSASTALSQDIPEIASQTLQRSLAAGTPEALPSLHSMADSMASAASALHLLSSSPRGRAPSDHALLPPELGGAGEVEPRLSHTPSLLENALSQEGGAAGGGAGVGDGNGSHAPWPAAPDITRETRNSLRDNGLGDCSREDLKDRHVSSPYHRRSYQLTQNDSQDASAEQSDHDDEVASLASSSGNCGARSSHRLPVKDWKTSPRSSPKLKRKNKKDEGEVCQSRQMDHHQVLGGELQEELLLLLRGQQRELAELRLELQRLSGHMENSVASHVDHALASQQEHQQRRLERVVLENQSRNQQLEEQLSQQLALSLSSSFSSLSSSLSSRLDKTIRDEMRKTVPQTISKSLEPVTGQLSSTIAAKLTAVEGALKDNVSKVVKSKNTTDAIGRAAAEAMQGPIQAAYKDAFQSIVLPVFEKGCQSMFQQINDSFKQGTHEYIQQLENHVKNKKLREQDARDPLIGQLQQMLDAFQKSTDQLANTVTANVRSEVQHQLHMSVGNLQESILTQVQRIVKGEVGQAMKEQQAVVTSSIMQAMRSAAGTPVPSAHLDFQTQQAAVLQLLQQGQLNQAFQQALSATDLNLVLYVCETIDSQQVFGQEPCPLIQPVLLSLIQQLSSNLATRTELKISYLEDAVMNLDHGDPVTRDHMSTVLSQVRQKLFQFLQQDPHSALGKRARRLMMMLQGLVNH; from the exons ATGGCTTCCAATTCTAATATAGATATTGAGGGTGCCACCCAGCACCTTCGGGATATCTTAAAACTGGACCGACCCGGGAACAGCGCCG ATTCGTCATCCAGTGACAACCAAAGGAAAACATCGTTCAATGGTGAACTGAACGGTCTTCTGGGAGCCGATCTCCTTGGAGCGGGAGAGCGCTCAGCCATGGCGGAGAAGGCTGGGCCTGCAGAAATCGCCCAAGAAGCCCAGATAAT CTGCTTGTCTGGAGATGATGGCTCCACCTGCATTGCCATCACGTCCAACAATGTGGAGATTGTGGCCAGTAGAGACTCCAGTATTGACAGCAAAGCCCGCGGCAGCAACAAG GTGAAGATCCAGCCTGTTGCCAAGTACGACTGGGAACACAAGTATTACTATGGCAACCTGATTGCCGTGTCCAATTCCTTCCTGGCATACGCCATTAGAG GAGCCAACAACCAGGCCATGATCCGGGTGTTGAGCCTGGGCTCTGCTGAGCGCTCCCTGCTGAAGGGCTTCACCGGGGCGGTCACTGACCTGGCCTTTGCTCACCTGGACTCAgccctgctgggctgtgtggacGAGGCTGGCAACCTGTTCGTCTGGCAGCTCACCtgccacaacaacaaaatact AGACCAGGTAGTGGTCTACATCCGCCGGCCAGAGGACACGCCCTTGAACTCCACCAGGCGTCTGATCTGGTGTCCCTACATCCAGGAAGAGCAGGATGACAGCCCCGAGGACAGCAGCCAGACCCTGGCACTGCTGCACCAggacagg GCGGAGGTGTGGGATCTGGATGTGCTCCGCAGTAATACCAGCAGCTGGCCCGTGGATGCTGCTGACCTGAAGGATGGCCTCATCACCATCAAAGGACACACGGAC cGAATCAGCGAAGGAGCCCTGTCTCCGGACGGGACGGTCCTGGCCACTGCCAGCCACGACGGATACGTCAAGTTCTGGCAGATCTACATCGAGGGACAGGATCAGCCCAG gtgtCTGCATGAGTGGCAGCCCCACGGAGGgaaccccctctcctgcctgctctTCTGCGACAACCACAAGAAGCAGGACCCAGA TGTGCCGTTCTGGCGCTTCCTGATCACGGGAGCAGAGCAGAACCAGGAGCTGAAGATGTGGTGCACCGTGTCCTGGACCTGTCTGCAGACCATCAG GTTCTCCCCTGACCCGTTCAACTCCTCGGTGCGGCCCAGCCTGAAGGCTAGTCTGGACCTGTCGGCAGAGTGCCTCATCCTGACTGACGTTCAGAGGAAG GTGCTGTACGTGATGGAGCTGCTCCAGGACCAGGAGCGAGGCAGAGCCAGCTTCACGGCCGTGTCGGAGTTCCTGCTCACCCACCCTGTCCTGAGCTTCGGGGTCCAGGAAGTGTCTCACTCCCGCCTGCGGCACACCGAGGTGCTGCCCCCcgtggaggagagcgagagcatGACCACAG AGGGCACCCAGGGACCCCTGGAGTCTAAATCAGGAATCCAGATCAAGCTCTACTGTGTCCACACCAA GTCTCTGCAGGATGTTCAGATCTGGTTCCAGCCCAACCTGGGCTCTGGCTCCACACACTTCCTGCCTCACTCAGACTCCCAGGACGCGTTTG GTTTCTCCGACCCCCTGACAGACCTGAGTGTGGAGGCCATGAGCTCCGACAGAGACTCGGGAGGTTCCCATAGCGACCTGCGGAAGATCTCCTCACTTCCTGCTCCTGTGGACTTCCTGTCGCCAGGAGGCGGGGCCAGCGGAGCGATGCCCAAACTGATGACCCCCGACGCCTTCATGACCCCCAGCGCCTCG GTGCCAGCGTCGCCAGGCAGCAGTGCCAGCAGTCTGACTATCGTCACGGGGATGAGCAGCAACTCTGACACCCCTgccag GGTTGTGGAGGACCTGACCCAGAGTCCTGGCAgtaacaaggtgtgtgtggagagcagcagcagtagcagcagtcTGACCCTCAGTGCTTCAACTAGCAGTCCCAGAGCCAGCTGCTCCCTGCTGCTGTCTGGCCTGGACAACCTGCAc tctgtgaccccccccatcgcctctctgtccctggaccccccccagggcctggcctccccccccctgcccccgcaGGCCTCCCCCACCCGTGCCCGCTCCCCGGACGtcatctcctctgcctccaccgCCCTGTCCCAGGACATCCCCGAGATCGCGTCCCAGACGCTGCAGCGCTCCCTGGCTGCGGGCACGCCCGAGGCCCTGCCCAGCCTCCACAGCATGGCCGATAGCATGGCCTCGGCGGCCTCCGCCCTGCAcctgctgtcctcctccccGCGGGGCCGCGCCCCTTCCGACCACGCCCTGCTGCCCCCGGAGCTGGGCGGGGCCGGGGAGGTGGAGCCAAGGCTGAGCCACACCCCTTCCCTGCTGGAGAACGCCCTGTCGCAGGAGGGCGGAGCGGCCGGGGgtggggccggggtgggggatgggaatGGAAGCCACGCCCCCTGGCCGGCCGCCCCCGACATCACCAGGGAGACGCGGAACAGTCTGAGAGACAACGGCTTGGGAGACTG cTCCAGGGAAGATCTGAAGGACAGGCATGTGTCATCTCCGTACCACCGGCGCTCCTACCAGCTCACACAGAACGACAGCCAGGACGCCAGCGCAGAGCagag tgacCATGACGACGAGGTGGCCAGCCTGGCGTCGTCCTCGGGGAACTGTGGCGCTCGCTCAtctcacagacttcctgtgaaGGACTGGAAGACTTCCCCTCGCAGCTCACCCAAGCTGAAGAGGAAGAACAAGAAGGacgaggg GGAGGTGTGCCAGTCCAGACAAATGGACCACCATCAG gtgCTGGGTGGggagctgcaggaggagctgctgttgctgctgcgcGGCCAGCAGAGGGAGCTAGCTGAGCTGCGCCTGGAGCTGCAGAGGCTGTCGGGTCACATGGAGAACAGCGTCGCCTCCCACGTGGACCACGCCCTGGCCAGCCAGCAGGAGCACCAGC AGCGAAGGCTGGAGCGTGTGGTGTTAGAGAACCAGAGCCGTAACCAGCAGCTTGAGGAGCAGCTGTCTCAGCAGCtagccctctccctgtcctcctccttctcctccctctcctcctccctctcctcccgcctgGACAAGACCATCCGTGACGAGATGAGGAAGACCGTCCCTCAGA CCATCTCTAAGAGTCTGGAGCCGGTGACCGGGCAGCTCAGTAGCACCATAGCTGCCAAGCTGACCGCTGTGGAGGGAGCACTCAAGGACAACGTTAGCAAGGTGGTCAAGTCTAAG AACACAACAGATGCGATTGGTCGGGCAGCAGCAGAAGCCATGCAGGGCCCCATCCAGGCGGCCTATAAGGATGCTTTCCAGAGCATTGTACTTCCTGTGTTTGAGAAGGGCTGCCAGTCCATGTTCCAGCAGATCAACGACAGCTTCAAACAGGGAACGCATGAAT ACATCCAGCAGCTGGAGAACCACGTTAAAAACAAGAAGTTGCGGGAGCAGGATGCACGGGACCCTCTGATTGGTCAGCTGCAGCAGATGCTCGATGCCTTCCAGAAGTCGACAGACCAGCTGGCCAATACAGTGACGGCTAACGTGCGCTCTGAAGTCCAGCATCAGCTGCACATGAGCGTGGGAAA CTTACAGGAGTCCATCCTGACCCAGGTGCAGCGCATCGTGAAGGGGGAGGTGGGCCAGGCCATGAAGGAGCAGCAGGCCGTGGTCACCTCGTCCATCATGCAGGCCATGAGGTCTGCTGCAGGGACACCAGTTCCCTCTGCTCACCTGGACTTCCAGACCCAGCAGGCTGCTGtcctccagctgctgcagcaGGGCCAGCTCAACCAGGCCttccagcag gccctgtCAGCCACAGACCTGAACCTGGtcctgtacgtgtgtgagaCCATCGACAGCCAGCAGGTGTTCGGCCAGGAACCTTGTCCCCTCATCCAGCCGGTCCTTCTGTCCCTGATACAGCAGCTGTcctccaacctggcaacccgcaCAGAGCTCAAGATCAg CTACCTGGAGGATGCGGTGATGAACCTGGACCACGGAGACCCCGTCACCAGGGACCACATGAGCACCGTCCTCTCCCAGGTCCGCCAGaagctgttccagttcctgcaGCAGGACCCCCACAGCGCCCTGGGCAAGCGTGCCCGGCGCCTCATGATGATGCTTCAGGGCCTCGTCAACCACTAA
- the tsnaxip1 gene encoding translin-associated factor X-interacting protein 1 — MGDKNEKCVDPQSSKYQRDNGSSQCKTRLTAEERGAAKRTASITRVNWTSSYLSTWPAHISSQLVQSGRTHGAGAKIRNHGCGDEFGGQVAKPKFLQQLEGYLRRELQAIDPQAPQLQERKLQAYREVFDCFIEDFKTYKPLLSAIKNEYEVTLAYLRDQVRELQPLRARLVMVSEECERRITGLREEERSEIRALKQERLRLQKVMENMKEKHCAMQAEVSSLQDELAAQYLMYREERDARKLLITNLSSTSCGGEEEADEEQQSELESKDPVQVELCLRVCREDLTRAQVELNRLHAEYGDVVPRRDWESLEHTHHESLIKIETLQADYEQMRHEYDTLLELHRQMTSDRDGLQNELDRFRKSSTPRPHWNKCAEAVGGAERWAELSHNQSSQRRLEILLEQLLGTTSEQKEFFTGLGGGAEVPVYLRYEGNLKNLHLQKADVHRVIREAWKEKVTEDEKSDKSSDLGEFLHRHLERQHREQAGDWAYSLMESFHQHSNDDVINLFHLILTGKVDESVYHGQTHLLSNLLKVLIKTDTSGSGSLTLQEFREALRTAFPLKTDQDVEEMLSVAQQEQDSSSIGIINYQRLLMEDSEGKHRDFLTLVRRQSEREKQQYISQLKAQLGGREELTVADLRSAFRSIDPSLDSTTLDWNLTMAFQCTPEQLDKQTVPVETEQLLQRLLVANVTRAGVQTPQD, encoded by the exons ATGGGTGACAAGAATGAGAAATGTGTAGATCC ACAATCGTCAAAGTATCAGCGGGACAACGGCTCTAGCCAGTGTAAAACACGTCTGACAGCGGAGGAAAGAGGTGCAGCCAAACGCACAGCATCTATTACCAGA GTGAACTGGACATCGAGTTACTTATCCACCTGGCCCGCCCACATCTCCTCCCAGTTGGTGCAGAGTGGGCGGACCCATGGGGCAGGGGCCAAGATCAGGAACCACGG ATGTGGTGATGAGTTTGGTGGACAGGTGGCAAAGCCAAAGTTTCTCCAGCAGCTAGAGGGCTACTTGAGGAGGGAGCTGCAGGCCATTGACCCTCAGGCACCCCAATTACAGGAGCGAAAACTACAG GCCTACCGAGAGGTCTTTGACTGCTTCATTGAGGACTTCAAAACATACAAGCCTCTTCTCTCTGCCATTAAGAATGAATACGAGGTTACATTAG CGTACCTGCGGGACCAGGTGCGTGAGCTGCAGCCGCTGCGAGCCAGGCTGGTGATGGTGTCCGAGGAGTGTGAGAGGAGGATTACGggtctgagggaggaggagaggtcagaGATCAGAGCTCTGAAACAGGAACGTCTCCGCCTGCAGAAGGTCATGGAGAACATGAAGGAGAAGCATTGTGCCATGCAGGCAGAG gtGAGCAGTCTTCAGGATGAACTGGCAGCCCAGTACCTGATGTACCGTGAGGAGAGAGATGCCCGGAAGCTGCTCATCACCAACCTCAGCAGCACgagctgtggaggggaggaggaggcagatgaGGAGCAGCAAAGTG AGTTGGAGAGTAAGGACCCTGTGCAGGTGGAGCTGTGTCTAAGGGTGTGTAGAGAGgacctgaccagagcacaggtggagCTCAACCGTTTGCATGCAGAGTACGGAGACGTGGTCCCTCGGAGAGACTGGGAGtcgctggagcacacacaccatgagagCCTGATAAAA ATAGAGACTTTGCAAGCAGACTACGAGCAGATGCGTCATGAGTACGACACCCTGCTGGAGCTGCACAGGCAGATGACCTCGGATAGAGACGGCTTGCAGAACGAGCTGGACCGTTTCAGAAAGAGCTCAACTCCCAGGCCGCACTGGAACAAGTGTGCAg AGGCGGTTGGAGGGGCTGAGCGCTGGGCAGAGCTGAGTCACAACCAATCAAGTCAGAGGAGGCTAGAGATCCTTCTAGAGCAACTACTGGGAACCACATCAGAGCAGAAAGAATTCTTCACTGGACTG GGTGGGGGTGCTGAAGTGCCGGTGTACCTACGCTACGAAGGCAATCTGAAGAACCTGCACCTGCAGAAGGCTGACGTTCACAGAGTCATCAGGGAGGCGTGGAAGGAGAAGGTGACTGAGGATGAGAAG agTGACAAGAGCAGTGACCTGGGTGAGTTTCTGCACAGGCACCTGGAGAGACAGCACAGGGAGCAAGCAGGAGATTGGGCCTACAGTCTGATGGAATCCTTCCACCAGCACTCCAACGATGATGTCATCAACCTGTTCCACCTTATTCTAACGGGGAAG GTGGATGAGAGTGTATATCATGGGCAGACACATCTGCTGTCTAACTTGTTGAAGGTGCTGATTAAGACTGACACTTCCGGGAGCGGGTCACTAACCCTCCAGGAGTTCAG GGAGGCCCTGAGGACGGCCTTTCCCCTGAAGACAGACCAGGATGTAGAGGAGATGTTGTCTGTCGCCCAGCAGGAACAGGACAGCAGCAGCATTGGCATCATCAACTACCAGAGGCTCTTAATGGAG GACTCTGAAGGGAAGCACAGGGACTTCCTGACTCTGGTGAGGAGgcagtcagaaagagagaaacagcagtACATCAGCCAGCTGAAAGCACAGTTAGGGGGCAGAGA GGAGCTGACTGTGGCAGACCTCAGGTCAGCCTTCAGAAGCATTGACCCCTCTCTGGACTCAACTACTCTAGACTGGAACCTGACCATGGCTTTCCAGTGTACCCCTGAGCAGCTAGACAAGCAGACAGTGCCAGTTGAAACAGAGCAGCTTCTTCAGCGCCTCTTGGTGGCTAACGTCACCAGGGCTGGTGTTCAGACACCACAGGACTGA